The Phycisphaeraceae bacterium genome window below encodes:
- a CDS encoding DUF1444 family protein: MSVPFMGPEAFGEFVHKLFRRNWPDRKSELSGPLSLHVDGRSLGLENLFRMCRQDPDRAVDIVEHYFDRLLEGDALGSIPMPFAVARHRIMPRIQPESIFSQMDRQLVAHVPFVNGTVIVFVIDLPHVTVSVTTEQMIRWGVQPEELEEVARENLARYSPELRVQMVDSTEGGRAALVSMQDGYDAARLLLSRLHSRLAPELKGDFYVATPARDMFLALTCDPAEFVNRLQERVERDYRRLPYPITSNLFLVTRDGVAGTAAEAA, from the coding sequence GTCGGAGCTGAGCGGCCCGCTTTCGCTTCATGTCGATGGGCGGAGTCTCGGCCTCGAGAATCTCTTCCGCATGTGCCGACAGGACCCTGATCGAGCGGTTGACATCGTGGAGCACTACTTCGATCGCCTGCTGGAAGGTGATGCGCTCGGGTCGATTCCGATGCCGTTCGCCGTGGCGAGGCATCGCATCATGCCGCGCATTCAGCCGGAGTCGATCTTCTCCCAGATGGACCGCCAGCTCGTCGCCCATGTGCCGTTCGTGAATGGAACGGTGATCGTCTTCGTCATCGACCTGCCTCATGTGACCGTGAGCGTCACGACGGAACAGATGATCCGCTGGGGCGTCCAGCCCGAAGAACTTGAGGAAGTGGCGCGGGAGAACCTTGCTCGCTACTCGCCGGAGCTGCGCGTGCAGATGGTCGATTCGACCGAGGGTGGTCGGGCCGCGCTCGTCTCCATGCAGGATGGGTACGACGCCGCGCGGCTGCTGCTCAGCCGCCTGCACTCGCGACTGGCACCAGAGCTCAAGGGCGACTTCTATGTCGCCACGCCGGCGCGGGACATGTTCCTTGCGCTCACCTGCGACCCCGCGGAGTTCGTGAATCGGCTCCAGGAGCGGGTGGAACGGGACTATCGTCGGCTTCCATATCCGATCACGAGCAACCTCTTCCTGGTGACGCGCGACGGCGTGGCGGGGACCGCGGCCGAAGCAGCGTAG
- a CDS encoding aminodeoxychorismate/anthranilate synthase component II, which produces MLLLIDNYDSFTFNLAHAFLVLRPEIEVKVVRNDAITLAEARALAPSHLVISPGPCTPRESGISPELIEAFRGVIPILGVCLGHQAIGACHGMTVRRNSRAVHGKTSMIRHDGRGIFEGVPNPFQATRYHSLIVDRATVTPDFEVSAWTEEDEVMGLRWRGSKNPSAPLDGVQFHPESYLTHDGPRLLENFLKSAVQRDESHSKRRDASSAV; this is translated from the coding sequence GTGCTGCTCCTGATCGACAACTACGACTCCTTCACCTTCAACCTGGCGCATGCCTTTCTGGTGCTTCGACCCGAGATTGAGGTGAAGGTCGTTCGCAACGACGCGATCACGCTGGCCGAGGCGAGAGCATTGGCTCCGTCGCACCTCGTGATCTCACCGGGACCGTGCACGCCGCGCGAGTCGGGCATCTCTCCCGAGTTGATCGAGGCCTTTCGAGGGGTGATTCCGATCCTCGGGGTGTGCCTCGGCCATCAGGCGATCGGCGCATGCCACGGCATGACGGTCCGCCGGAACAGCCGCGCGGTGCATGGCAAGACCTCCATGATCCGGCACGACGGGCGCGGGATCTTTGAAGGAGTGCCCAATCCCTTTCAGGCGACGAGATATCACTCGCTGATCGTCGATCGGGCGACGGTGACACCGGACTTCGAGGTCTCCGCGTGGACGGAGGAGGACGAGGTGATGGGCCTGCGATGGCGCGGATCGAAGAATCCGAGCGCGCCCCTCGACGGTGTGCAGTTTCACCCTGAGAGCTACCTCACCCACGATGGTCCGAGGCTGCTCGAGAACTTCCTCAAGTC